In Halosegnis marinus, one genomic interval encodes:
- a CDS encoding triphosphoribosyl-dephospho-CoA synthase translates to MRTHAENAELALLLEVAGTPKPGNVDRARDHEDLRFEHFLAGAVGSAAGLRAAESGAPVGEAFEAAVAGMSDQRGGNTQFGCLLLLVPLVRAAAAGDLSEEGVRAVCDATTTADAAGFYRAFEHVDVAVADPPEGTNALDVRRGADAVPELEARGLTLADVMARSEGDGNAREWREGFPRTFREAERILDDDGPAPDRGARAFLRLLAEREDGFVRTTSGPEAAREARERARACLDGEEDPETLAGEFVERGINPGTTADITCAALYVALERGLAV, encoded by the coding sequence GTGAGGACCCACGCGGAGAACGCGGAACTCGCGCTCCTGCTCGAAGTCGCGGGCACGCCCAAGCCGGGCAACGTGGACCGCGCGCGCGACCACGAGGACCTCAGGTTCGAACACTTCCTCGCGGGCGCGGTCGGGTCGGCCGCGGGGCTTCGCGCCGCGGAATCGGGCGCGCCGGTCGGCGAGGCGTTCGAGGCGGCCGTCGCCGGAATGAGCGACCAGCGGGGCGGCAACACGCAGTTCGGCTGTCTGCTCCTGCTCGTGCCGCTCGTGCGCGCGGCGGCCGCGGGCGACCTCTCGGAGGAGGGCGTCCGTGCGGTCTGCGACGCCACGACGACGGCCGACGCCGCGGGCTTCTACCGCGCGTTCGAGCACGTGGACGTGGCCGTCGCCGACCCTCCCGAAGGAACGAACGCGCTCGACGTGCGCCGGGGCGCCGACGCCGTCCCCGAACTGGAGGCGCGGGGGCTGACCCTCGCCGATGTCATGGCCCGCTCCGAGGGCGACGGCAACGCCCGCGAGTGGCGCGAGGGGTTCCCGCGGACGTTCCGCGAGGCGGAGCGGATCCTCGACGACGACGGCCCCGCGCCCGACCGCGGGGCCCGGGCCTTTCTCCGCCTGCTCGCGGAGCGCGAGGACGGCTTCGTCCGGACCACGTCGGGTCCCGAGGCCGCCCGCGAGGCTCGCGAGCGGGCACGGGCCTGTCTCGACGGCGAGGAGGACCCCGAGACGCTCGCGGGGGAGTTCGTCGAGCGGGGTATCAATCCGGGGACGACGGCGGACATCACCTGCGCGGCGCTGTACGTCGCGCTCGAACGGGGGTTGGCGGTGTGA
- a CDS encoding tRNA-dihydrouridine synthase — translation MFAPRLALASLSGEADAAWARAGSEYAGCAVLGGVSLDGPTREAARALVARDRTEFLPDDPVAFVAAQLDALADADLRAGVNVRTTAVEPLARAARVASERGAILEVNAHCRQAEMCDAGAGETLLRDGDRLCEYVRAASDHADVSVKVRAEVTGVDLPALAGRLEDAGADCLHLDAMDSEAVVADVRDACDLFLVANNGVRDRASVSEYLDYGADAVSVGRPSDDLRVLARVAAALRAEGGVEA, via the coding sequence ATGTTCGCGCCCCGCCTCGCGCTCGCGTCGCTGTCGGGCGAGGCCGACGCGGCGTGGGCACGCGCCGGGAGCGAGTACGCGGGCTGTGCCGTCCTCGGCGGCGTCTCGCTCGACGGCCCGACGCGCGAGGCGGCCCGCGCGCTCGTCGCCCGCGACCGCACCGAGTTCCTCCCCGACGACCCGGTCGCGTTCGTCGCGGCCCAGCTCGACGCGCTCGCCGACGCCGACCTCCGGGCGGGCGTCAACGTCCGGACGACGGCCGTCGAACCCCTGGCCCGGGCCGCCCGCGTCGCCAGCGAGCGCGGCGCGATACTGGAGGTGAACGCCCACTGCCGACAAGCGGAGATGTGCGACGCCGGCGCGGGCGAGACCCTCCTGCGCGACGGCGACCGCCTGTGCGAGTACGTCCGCGCGGCGAGCGACCACGCCGACGTGAGTGTGAAGGTGCGCGCCGAGGTCACCGGCGTGGACCTCCCGGCGCTCGCCGGCCGACTGGAGGACGCGGGCGCGGACTGTCTCCACCTCGACGCGATGGACTCGGAGGCCGTCGTCGCCGACGTGCGCGACGCCTGCGACCTCTTCCTCGTCGCCAACAACGGCGTCCGGGACCGCGCCTCCGTGAGCGAGTACCTCGACTACGGCGCGGACGCGGTGAGCGTCGGCCGCCCCTCCGACGACCTCCGCGTCCTAGCGCGGGTAGCCGCGGCGCTGCGCGCGGAGGGGGGTGTCGAGGCGTGA
- the cofD gene encoding 2-phospho-L-lactate transferase yields the protein MVTFLAGGTGTPKLLHGAAETFPPAETPVVANTGDDVEIAGHLVCPDLDTQLFADAGELDTGTWWGIADDSTATHGALGEFAERAGLADGPRYLPDDAQTAGRDIARWRRFSGVAEFMLIGDRDRAVHLTRTGLIDEGHTLTEATVTLREALGVERPVLPMSDDPVATIVHTPDGPQHFQAWWVAHGGEPAVERVEFRGADTADPTPEVLDALADPVVVGPSNPVTSLGPMLAMDAFRGALDDTPVVAVSPFVGDEVFSGPAGKLMAATGRDPSTRGVADAYGFADAFVLDDEDPTDLHRPVVRTDTTLDTPEDSARVARAVERALGEVA from the coding sequence ATGGTCACCTTCCTCGCGGGCGGAACGGGGACGCCGAAGCTCCTCCACGGGGCCGCGGAGACGTTCCCGCCCGCCGAGACGCCCGTCGTGGCGAACACGGGCGACGACGTCGAGATAGCGGGCCACCTCGTCTGCCCGGACCTCGACACCCAGCTGTTCGCCGACGCGGGCGAACTCGACACCGGGACGTGGTGGGGCATCGCCGACGACTCGACGGCGACCCACGGCGCGCTCGGGGAGTTCGCGGAGCGTGCCGGGCTCGCCGACGGCCCCCGGTACCTCCCCGACGACGCCCAGACGGCGGGCCGCGATATCGCGCGCTGGCGGCGCTTCTCCGGCGTTGCGGAGTTCATGCTCATCGGGGACCGCGACCGCGCGGTCCACCTCACGCGCACGGGCCTCATCGACGAGGGGCACACCCTTACGGAGGCGACCGTCACCCTCCGCGAGGCGCTCGGCGTCGAGCGCCCGGTCCTCCCGATGAGCGACGACCCCGTCGCCACCATCGTCCACACGCCCGACGGCCCCCAGCACTTCCAGGCGTGGTGGGTCGCACACGGCGGCGAGCCGGCGGTCGAGCGCGTGGAGTTCCGCGGCGCGGATACGGCCGACCCCACCCCCGAGGTGCTCGACGCGCTCGCGGACCCGGTGGTCGTCGGCCCCTCGAACCCGGTCACCTCGCTCGGCCCGATGCTCGCGATGGACGCCTTTCGGGGGGCGCTCGATGACACGCCCGTCGTCGCCGTCTCCCCGTTCGTCGGGGACGAGGTGTTCTCCGGTCCGGCCGGAAAACTGATGGCCGCGACGGGTCGCGACCCCTCCACTCGGGGGGTCGCCGACGCCTACGGCTTCGCGGACGCGTTCGTGCTGGACGACGAGGACCCCACGGACCTCCACCGGCCGGTCGTGCGCACGGACACGACGCTCGACACGCCCGAGGACAGCGCCCGGGTCGCCCGCGCCGTCGAGCGCGCGCTCGGGGAGGTGGCGTGA
- a CDS encoding metalloprotease, producing the protein MNLTFAPEEVRDIAAAWLLLSLAFAFFMIRLSGRALLPDPTTVPPVFLATVFGASVATVGVGFLCHELAHKVVAVHYGQVAAFRADYGMLGLAVLGGLAGFIFAAPGAVHHRGYLTPREHGLIALAGPAVNVALAFAFAPLLLFGGLAGSVGQLGVTINGFLAGFNMIPFGPLDGATVRKWDTGAFAVSFAVCAGLGAVAFLFVGFPF; encoded by the coding sequence GTGAACCTCACCTTCGCTCCCGAGGAGGTGCGCGACATCGCCGCCGCGTGGCTCCTGCTGTCGCTCGCGTTCGCCTTCTTCATGATACGGCTCTCCGGGCGCGCGCTGCTGCCCGACCCGACGACCGTCCCGCCCGTCTTCCTCGCGACGGTGTTCGGCGCCTCCGTCGCCACCGTCGGGGTCGGCTTCCTCTGTCACGAGCTCGCACACAAGGTCGTCGCGGTCCACTACGGCCAGGTCGCCGCCTTCCGCGCCGACTACGGGATGCTCGGGCTGGCCGTCCTCGGCGGGCTGGCGGGCTTCATCTTCGCCGCCCCCGGCGCGGTCCACCACCGCGGCTACCTCACGCCGCGCGAGCACGGCCTCATCGCGCTGGCCGGCCCCGCCGTCAACGTCGCGCTCGCGTTCGCGTTCGCGCCCCTGCTGCTGTTCGGCGGTCTCGCCGGCTCCGTCGGCCAACTCGGCGTCACCATCAACGGCTTCCTCGCCGGCTTCAACATGATTCCCTTCGGCCCGCTCGACGGCGCGACCGTCCGGAAGTGGGACACGGGCGCGTTCGCCGTCAGCTTCGCCGTCTGTGCCGGCCTCGGCGCGGTCGCGTTCCTGTTCGTCGGCTTCCCGTTCTGA
- a CDS encoding TraB/GumN family protein yields MSEQASSPAGEVRVVGTAHVSADSVAEVEGVIAAERPDVVAVELDEGRYRQLKGETPDDLDAADLLRGNTVFQFLAYWMLSYVQARLGDQFDITPGADMLAGIETAEELGIDVALVDRDIQTTVQRFWARLSAVEKLKLVGSLALGAGEPGAVAVGLGGAIAAFLAVPVVAFLGPVLVPAVSLPALGLPGVAAGLAESAFGLLLGLIDFLAVAAVGAALLAPPLYLLFALTAPDEEYEELDMSDLTEADVVTAMMEEFRQFSPGGAEALIDERDAFIAHRLVALRESGQRVVAVVGAGHREGIERYLDAPETLPPMESLVGTQSSGFSVYKAFGYLFTLGFFAFFGLLVMATVTGVEGASSDLLLRLFGTWFIVNAVFSAGLAKLAGAHWSSAGVGGAVAWLTSVNPLLAPGWFAGYVELRYLNVNVADIGTLNDIIGDEERPVRDLLADLREVPLFRLIAVVALTNVGSFIGSWFFASVLLPEVFEGYTLNDVLRLMVQGASNSIDIIAGLL; encoded by the coding sequence ATGAGCGAACAGGCGTCGTCGCCGGCCGGCGAGGTCCGGGTGGTCGGCACGGCCCACGTCTCCGCCGACAGCGTCGCCGAGGTCGAGGGGGTCATCGCGGCCGAGCGGCCGGACGTGGTCGCCGTCGAACTCGACGAGGGACGCTACCGGCAGCTGAAGGGCGAGACGCCCGACGACCTCGACGCGGCGGACCTGCTTCGCGGCAACACCGTCTTCCAGTTCCTCGCCTACTGGATGCTCTCGTACGTGCAGGCGCGCCTCGGCGACCAGTTCGACATCACGCCGGGCGCCGACATGCTCGCCGGCATCGAGACGGCGGAGGAGCTCGGCATCGACGTGGCGCTCGTCGACCGCGACATCCAGACGACGGTCCAGCGGTTCTGGGCGCGGCTGTCGGCCGTCGAGAAGCTGAAGCTGGTCGGCTCGCTCGCGCTCGGCGCGGGGGAACCGGGGGCGGTCGCCGTCGGGCTCGGCGGGGCCATCGCCGCGTTCCTCGCGGTCCCGGTCGTCGCCTTCCTCGGTCCCGTGCTCGTCCCGGCCGTCTCCCTGCCGGCGCTCGGTCTTCCGGGGGTCGCCGCCGGGCTCGCGGAGAGCGCCTTCGGGCTCCTGCTCGGCCTCATCGACTTCCTCGCCGTGGCCGCCGTCGGCGCCGCCCTCCTCGCGCCGCCGCTGTACCTGCTGTTCGCGCTCACCGCCCCGGACGAGGAGTACGAGGAGCTCGACATGTCCGACCTCACCGAGGCCGACGTGGTAACGGCGATGATGGAGGAGTTCCGGCAGTTCTCCCCCGGCGGCGCGGAGGCGCTCATCGACGAGCGCGACGCCTTCATCGCCCACCGGCTGGTCGCGCTCCGGGAGTCCGGCCAGCGGGTCGTCGCCGTCGTCGGTGCCGGCCACCGCGAGGGCATCGAACGCTACCTCGACGCGCCGGAGACGCTCCCCCCGATGGAGTCGCTCGTCGGCACGCAGTCGTCGGGCTTCTCCGTGTACAAGGCGTTCGGCTATCTGTTCACGCTCGGCTTCTTCGCCTTCTTCGGCCTGCTCGTCATGGCGACCGTCACCGGAGTCGAGGGCGCATCCAGCGACCTCCTGCTCCGGCTGTTCGGCACGTGGTTCATCGTCAACGCGGTCTTCTCGGCCGGCCTCGCGAAGCTCGCCGGCGCGCACTGGTCGTCGGCGGGCGTCGGCGGCGCCGTCGCGTGGCTCACCTCCGTCAATCCCTTGCTCGCGCCCGGCTGGTTCGCCGGCTACGTCGAGCTCCGCTACCTGAACGTCAACGTCGCCGACATCGGCACGCTCAACGATATCATCGGCGACGAGGAGCGGCCCGTCCGCGACCTGCTCGCCGACCTGCGGGAGGTGCCGCTGTTCCGGCTCATCGCCGTCGTCGCGCTCACCAACGTCGGCTCGTTCATCGGCTCGTGGTTCTTCGCCAGCGTCCTGCTGCCGGAGGTGTTCGAGGGGTACACCCTCAACGACGTGCTCCGGCTCATGGTGCAGGGCGCGAGCAACAGCATCGACATCATCGCGGGGCTGCTGTGA
- a CDS encoding response regulator transcription factor encodes MTEDSDDPSVLVVDDEPRVAEGYATWLADDYEVRVATDGDEALAEVAGAGVVVLDRRMPGRSGDEVLRALRERDADCRVAMATAVDPERGDAALPFDAYLTKPVERDELRATVERLAALSTYADRFYELTSLRVRRNVLEVETNGADEEVAELNDRIDELESRLAAIERAADIEGRPSV; translated from the coding sequence GTGACCGAGGACTCCGACGACCCGTCGGTGCTGGTGGTCGACGACGAGCCGCGGGTCGCGGAGGGGTACGCGACGTGGCTCGCGGACGACTACGAGGTCCGGGTCGCGACCGACGGCGACGAGGCGCTGGCCGAGGTCGCGGGCGCGGGCGTCGTCGTCCTGGACCGGCGGATGCCCGGCCGCTCCGGCGACGAGGTGTTGCGCGCGCTGCGCGAGCGCGACGCCGACTGTCGCGTGGCGATGGCGACCGCCGTCGACCCCGAGCGCGGCGACGCGGCGCTCCCCTTCGACGCGTACCTGACGAAGCCGGTCGAGCGCGACGAACTCAGGGCGACGGTCGAGCGGCTGGCCGCGCTCTCGACGTACGCGGACCGCTTCTACGAGCTGACCTCGCTCCGCGTGCGCCGGAACGTCCTCGAAGTGGAGACGAACGGCGCGGACGAGGAGGTGGCCGAACTGAACGACCGCATCGACGAACTGGAGTCCCGGCTCGCGGCGATAGAGCGCGCCGCGGACATCGAGGGGCGGCCGTCGGTGTGA
- a CDS encoding response regulator produces MSDGERVVLVVDDEESVAEGYGLWLSDGYEVRVATGGAEALDLLDDDVDAVLLDRRMPGLSGDEVLAEIAEREADPRVAMVTAVDPDFDIIDMPFDTYLTKPVEREQLLDTVDQLLALADHDDTVRERFRVAEKKARLEQRKAPGELADSDAYAALESRLAELESETEETVGEMDHDTFAKTVRNL; encoded by the coding sequence GTGAGCGACGGGGAGCGTGTCGTTCTCGTCGTGGACGACGAGGAGAGCGTCGCCGAGGGGTACGGTCTCTGGCTCTCGGACGGCTACGAGGTCCGCGTCGCCACCGGCGGCGCGGAGGCGCTCGACCTGCTCGACGACGACGTGGACGCCGTGCTCCTCGACCGGCGGATGCCCGGGCTCTCCGGCGACGAGGTGCTCGCCGAGATAGCCGAGCGCGAGGCCGACCCGCGCGTCGCGATGGTGACCGCCGTCGACCCGGACTTCGACATCATCGACATGCCGTTCGACACCTACCTCACGAAGCCGGTCGAGCGCGAGCAGCTGCTCGACACGGTGGACCAACTGCTCGCGCTCGCCGACCACGACGACACGGTCCGCGAGCGGTTCCGCGTCGCGGAGAAGAAGGCGCGGCTCGAACAGCGGAAGGCGCCGGGCGAGCTCGCCGACAGCGACGCCTACGCGGCCCTGGAGTCGCGGCTTGCCGAGCTGGAGAGCGAGACCGAGGAGACCGTCGGCGAGATGGACCACGACACCTTCGCGAAGACCGTCCGCAACCTCTGA